A genome region from Coffea arabica cultivar ET-39 chromosome 7e, Coffea Arabica ET-39 HiFi, whole genome shotgun sequence includes the following:
- the LOC140011199 gene encoding uncharacterized protein isoform X3 — MRHLLVTLRRRYCYHPKPLIQRAHYKPQNPQPPPAPPSPPKPPKKPAKFSLHGESWEDPYSWMSQLNDKVAMRHMDVYMEQEEKYIEAVMSDTERLQSKLQSEMASRFSFDLSTPPLRWGPWLYYRRAEEGKQYPVLCRRLASLNEEFISHKSPSAGFDFTSGQRIEQKLLDYNQEAERFGGYAYEELSEVSPDHRYLAYTMYDKDNDYFKLSVRDLNFGTLCSKPQADRVSNIAWAKNGQALLYVVTNHDKRPYRLYCSMVGSDEDDILLLEDPQENVYVNIRHTKDFQFVTVNTFSTTSSKIFLINAADPLSGMTLVWECETRVHCIVEHHQGFLYLFTDAAKEGQPVDNHYLLRSPVDPSPSLRKWENVFADDDELIVEDVDFSNSHLALIVRENRVFKLCSVSLPLPSGKGSFHLKELYPQFLPLPSNVTQISPGPNYDYLSSTMRFTISSPVMPDAVVDYDLSNGKWNIVQQQNLLHERTRVLYGSASSGSRGEKSPLSRVDEVNIANDNPWNDLVEYYGCDQYSVPSDGVVVPLTIVYSRHRRKEDQSPGLLHGHGAYGEILDKRWRNELKSLLDRGWVIAYADVRGGGGFGKKWHHDGQRSNKINSIRDYICCAKFLVDNKIVQENKLSGWGYSAGGLLVAAAINSCPDLFRAAVLKVWSLGSSKMGCTGA, encoded by the exons ATGCGACACCTCCTGGTCACCCTCCGCCGGCGCTACTGCTACCATCCTAAACCCCTCATCCAACGTGCACACTACAAACCCCAGAACCCTCAGCCACCACCTGCCCCACCTTCACCACCAAAACCTCCCAAAAAACCAGCAAAATTTAGCCTCCATGGGGAGTCATGGGAGGACCCGTATAGCTGGATGTCGCAGTTGAATGATAAGGTAGCCATGCGCCACATGGACGTCTACATGGAGCAAGAAGAGAAGTATATTGAGGCCGTCATGTCCGATACTGAACGCCTCCAGTCCAAACTCCAGTCTGAAATGGCCTCTCGCTTTTCATTTGACCTCTCCACTCCTCCCCTCCGCTGGGGACCCtg GTTGTACTACAGACGAGCAGAAGAAGGGAAGCAGTATCCAGTGTTATGTCGAAGATTAGCTAGCTTAAATGAAGAGTTTATTTCTCATAAATCTCCATCAGCCGGCTTTGATTTCACCTCTGGGCAGAGAATTGAGCAGAAGTTGCTTGATTATAACCAGGAAGCTGAAAGATTCGGGG GTTATGCTTATGAGGAATTGTCAGAAGTTTCACCTGACCATCGCTATCTGGCATACACTATGTATGACAAGGACAATGACTACTTTAAATTATCTGTGAGGGACTTGAATTTTGGTACACTTTGTAGCAAGCCTCAGGCTGATCGAGTTTCAAATATAGCTTGGGCCAAAAATGGACAAGCATTGCTATATGTTGTAACCAATCATGATAAGAGGCCTTACAG GCTATACTGTAGCATGGTTGGATCGGATGAAGATGACATTCTGCTTTTAGAGGATCCTCAAGAAAATGTTTATGTAAATATAAGACATACCAAGGATTTTCAGTTTGTGACTGTGAATACATTCTCAACCACATCTTCAAAG ATCTTTCTAATAAATGCAGCTGATCCCTTATCTGGCATGACTCTAGTTTGGGAGTGTGAGACACGAGTCCACTGCATAGTTGAGCACCATCAAGGTTTTCTTTACCTCTTTACTGATGCTGCCAAAGAGGGCCAGCCTGTTGATAACCACTATCTCCTGCGTAGTCCTGTTGATCCTTCACCAAGTCTCAGAAAATGGGAG AATGTCTTTGCTGATGACGATGAGTTGATTGTTGAAGATGTTGACTTTAGTAACTCACATTTGGCACTAATTGTAAGAGAAAATAGGGTGTTTAAGCTCTGTTCAGTTTCTCTTCCTCTGCCTAGTGGCAAG GGATCTTTTCATCTCAAAGAGCTTTATCCACAATTTTTGCCACTTCCAAGTAATGTTACTCAAATATCGCCTGGACCAAATTATGATTACCTTTCGTCAACCATGCGCTTTACGATATCCTCACCCGTG ATGCCCGATGCTGTAGTTGATTATGATTTGTCAAATGGGAAATGGAATATTGTTCAACAGCAGAATTTGCTGCATGAAAGAACACGTGTTTTGTATGGGTCAGCATCATCTGGTAGCAGGGGTGAGAAGTCACCTTTGTCCAGGGTAGATGAAGTCAATATTGCAAATGATAATCCATGGAATGACCTTGTTGAATATTATGGTTGTGATCAGTACAGTGTTCCATCTGATGGAGTTGTTGTTCCTTTAACCATAGTGTATTCACGTCATAGAAGGAAAGAGGATCAGAGTCCTGGCCTGCTCCATGGCCATGGAGCTTATGGAGAGATACTTGATAAAAGATGGCGCAATGAGTTAAAAAGCCTTCTTGATCGTGGTTGGGTGATTGCATATGCTGATGTTAG AGGTGGCGGTGGCTTTGGTAAAAAATGGCATCATGATGGCCAGCGCTCAAACAAGATAAATTCCATTCGCGATTATATCTGCTGTGCGAAATTTCTGGTTGACAACAAGATTGTGCAAGAAAATAAGCTTTCTGGTTGGGGATATAGTGCTGGAGGATTGTTGGTTGCTGCTGCAATTAATTCTTGTCCTGATTTATTTCGTGCTGCAGTTTTGAAG